From the genome of Anopheles funestus chromosome 2RL, idAnoFuneDA-416_04, whole genome shotgun sequence:
AATTTGCCGACCACTGACTTCAGATCAAATTCAAGGCTCACTCTCTTACCCACTCCCATAcatatacgcacacacacacactctctcaaACACACTTTATTCACAcgcgtttgttttcttctccatgCCCTGGCTATTGTAGATTCTACAAGCTAATTTAATCGAAATACCTAAAAAGCAGCTTCTAAATGGATGATTGACCATCTTCAATTACCGTTCCGTGTGTATGAACCATAGGCACAAACAAGCTAAATAATCGGAATCAGCAAACGCATTTGTCTcgcgacaaacacacacacacacacacacacacgagcatACTTTACTGCGGCCACTGCATTCCAGCGCGATAAGAAGTTCGATGCACCGTCAAGAACTGTTGAACCGTCTTAAGTTACACACTTGCAGATGCTTACAACTAATCGTAATACAGCAGGTATGCAAATTTACCCTCGTAAGCGGTGTTGTTGGCTCCACTAACTATTGTGACAGGAAAAGGCTAAAGTTGTTGACAGACCGCACACAATTGACTGCTATCATTATGCGTTATATTTTGACCATAACGCGACTCCATAGTCCGTTCTGGTGGCATTTGTCCATAGTTGAAggttagagagagagagagagaaacgttAGAAAGAGATCACCATAATGCATGTGGGACGTCAAAATTTTCCGAAGCGTCTCGAATTCCGGAAAGCAAGTCGAACTGtcaaaaaagaaagttttaaAACTTCTAGGATAGTGTAGCTAGATAACAAATACGTGGAGagtaataattatatttactCTACGAAGTTAATAGATTATTTATAGTacaacttttaattaaattacaccAATCGTTCAAATGATATATCACACCGAAAATACTGACTACCAGAACCCGCGCCAAATTGACTGTAGTTAGCTTTGTACACGGCTTGACACAATAcagaaagtaaacaaacaacataataCCGGCAGGAAAAGGTGTTTTGTGCgaaaaacaattataattCTGCAATACAAGGGTATGCCATTAAAAATACATGTTTCCAGGGTGTAATTATCTTAACTTGACATAATTTTATATCGTTTTACAGATGGCTAAAGTACACGAAGCACTAAAACCAATTCAATGGCTTATTGGAACATGGGAATCCGTAACGGCGAAGGGAAGCTATCCGACGATTAAAGATTTTTCCTACAATGAGATCATTAAATTCGAATCCTTGGGACAACCATTGCTCAACTACGAGTCAAATTCCCGTCATCCCGTATCCGGTGCTCCAATGCACCTTGAAAGAGGCTTTCTTCGCATAAAACCGGGTACCAGTCAGGTTGCGTTCATGGTAGCACACAACTTTGGATTGGTAGTGCTGGAGGAAGGAGAAGCGACGGAAAATGGACTAAAACTAGCTTCGAAGTCTGTCGACCGTATGTCCTTCGGTAAAGAACCGGCGGTAAAAGCGGTCATGAAAACATATCGCCTTAATGCGGACGGAACTTTGGAGATTCAAACGGATATGGAGACGGATAATACACCGATGACAAATCACCTGAATGTTGTGTACAAAAGATGTGAATGAAGAAGCAAGAGGCTGGTCAATGCAGTTACAGCGTTAGCGGGAAATGGTTGTGTAAGAACAAAGATTTATTTCGTAGCTTAGTCGCAAACGGATGGTGTTGGGtggtaaaaacaaatcacaattATCGAAGTACCTTATTAAAGCTGGTTGAATAGTTGGGAAACAGTAGGTACCTGTGTTAAGAAAACAATCACTTGATTTAATCATCCGAATTGCGCTGACACTGTATAAACCATTGTTAATCGAAGAAACCTCTGAAAGAAATAAGCACAAAACGAATCGAGCACAAGCGAACCCGACGCACAACTGTTACTTCTTGCCAGGGAAATAGTATTCATCTACTGAGAAGGTAAGTGTGGTTAAAATGGGAGCAGTTGATAAAAGTTTAagcaaaatattattcaatttacCGTTTTTTCGTTCCAGTTACTTCACCATCCGTCCATTGAACGCACAAAATACGGCCGATGGGAAGAACGAAGGTGAGAAAAACATCTTTCTCAAACTATCCAAAGATTACAGCTTCGTTGACTTCTGATGCGAATCCAAAGATGGGAACCTACCAGATAAGAATGGACACCGAACGACCGAAACATTCGTTGAGAATGAACGGGTACTATGGAAACACTTCAAACGTTGCCTGGAATAATTGTGTCGGATTACCATCTCAACGGCACCAAGCTCACACAACGGATCCTCACCCGCTGCGTTCGCATATGCGCTATTTCGGCCAGCAAGTGTTCCAAAACGATGTCAGCACTTCAAATACAACGGCGTACAAGTATTCGGTTGACTTTTTAAATAACGTTCGGCAGCATATGTATTTCGAACGGAACGATAGAAACGGCAGAGAACGCAATGTAGGAAGACGGACAGAATCTGTCCAATCGAGCCACACGTTCGCTAATCTACTTCGCTGCTATGGTTATCATAACAATTGGCTTTCGTTCAAATTTGGCTATACCTATCAAAAAGAACTGCTTTATAGACGTAAAACGGAAATATGGAATCAAGACGTACGTGAACCTGATGTCGTTCAGCGTGATaagagacaaaaacaaaacttagaTATCCTTCCGTTGCCAGAACAACATTCGCTGCAGAGAGAACAAATCGAGCAAAAGAATGTTTATCCACCATCAGAAAGCAACGACAGCATCCAAGACTATGAGCAGCCTTTTATTGCACCGGTCAACGAGAAAGAGGAAACATTAAACGCGGGCAGCTCATCGTCCAATCGTGCCTTGTCGCCTCGTAACAATGAATTCGTATTATCACCACCGAAAGCTATGGATGCTTTGCCTACGGAGGATCGTTTGTCGAAGGGCATTTGGCAAATGTTTCACGCCAACAAGCAGTCCGAAGCAACGTTTGCGAAAAAGATGTGGCTGTGGAAAGAGTTATACAACTGCTTCCAGCAAATGGCATCCTGGCTGCCAAAGTACGAACTGTACCTTATGGGTAGCACCATTTCAGGCTTCGGTACGGATAATTCCGATATAGACATGTGCATTGTGGACATTGACGGTCCCACGTATTGCGATTCGCGCACCGAAGCTCTGAATAATTTGCTGCGTGTCAAAAGCTTCATTGAATCGATGTCCACTTCGAGCAGCTTTGAACATCTCGATCTTATAAGAGCAAAGGTGCCCATTCTACGCTTCCGCCATGTGCGGGAAAATCTCGATATCGATCTAAGCATTAATAATCGTGTGGGCATACGAAATACTCATTTGCTGCACTGCTATGCTCAATGTGCGTATTgaaaagcttggccttacgatgaTATGAACTTTATCtataaaagaaatattgctttcttttcagTGGACCCACGTGTACGGCCCCTGGTTATGATCATAAAGCTGTGGGCTCAGCATCACAACCTGAATGATCCGATAAACTCCACCATGTCCAGCTATTCGATAGTCCTGATGGTCATCAATTTCCTACAGTGCGGTGTTACACCTGCGGTAGTACCGTGTCTGCATAAGCTTTATCCGGAAAAATTCTGTGTTAGTACCGATGTCCGACGTAAGTCTACGCAAAATataatgctttttattttcttgcagAAAGACAACTATAACAGCAATTTGCTCGAACGCATCGATCCACACCACTCGGACAATAAGAACAGTCTCGGAGAGCTGCTGTGTCAATTTTACAAATACTACGCCGAGTTTGAGTAAGCTTACCCGTCGATATACTATAATATGCTCTGCAATGTAATATGCTTCCTTTCCAGTTATGCTAACTATGCCATATCAGTTAGAACGGGAACAATTATACCAATTGGCGATTGCAAGTGGAATGGAAACGAACAGTTTGGAATCTGTAACTATTTGTTTATCGAAGGTATTGTACGAAAGACTTACCATAGGATGGATGAACCCCACAGCGACATATTATTGCTATTCTCATTCTCTCATCCCTACAGAGCCATTCAATAGGACGAACACCGGTAAATCTGTGCATAATAAATTTGTGTTTGAACAGATAAAATCCGCATTCGCTGCATCCTGGAAAATGCTAGAAGAAAACGATAGCATGAGCATCCTGTTCCATAAACCGCTCCTCGCATCCTCTTCGATTCCATCGCCCAACAGCTATTTCTAAGCCGAGCATTCCTTTAAAAGGAgcataaacaaagaaaaaaaaaattacaaaagaagtaaaaatacCTATACAACTTTTTATAAGTATTATAgggcacaaaaaataaatttgtatagAATTGTATCTAATTTAAATACTGTACAAATAAAGTAGGTAAttacgcatacacacacgtgTCTTTGCTATTTTATGAAATGATGACAATATCATATTTGGTTCtctaaattttatataattactttatttttcatgatttttacatatttatcgTCATAACAAAACTACCGATGAATTCCCTGATGAATTACACCAAACAGATCGAAAAAGCTCAGCTGCGctaaaactaccaaaacttgcaaagtatgcaattcgcattaCAAGCGACTCGCATttcaaatgtatgcaatcttttataaatttatcattttaacattttaatatatGTTTTACAAACTTAATCTATCACATAATCTATCTATGATGATGAATTTTAACTTTAACAATCTTATTGTAATATGGCCTATAACTTAGTCCGTAACTGAATGAGAATAATGGAAGAAGTCGAAAGTAACCCTATTTTTCCTATTATTTGTTTCTCTAAGTTTCCTAAAGAAAGTTTCcctattatttgttttataactcATTTGAATGAGTTTTTTCTGAAgtataaaattcaaatttctaAGACAGACTGGCGAATTAAAATTGAAGCAGAATATTCTGACATAGacaaatttgttaataataattaaataattggaCGGATAAATGATTCACCAGTCTGCAGAAATATGTTTCAGCAAAAATGATGCTGAATGCTAAAgagtattaaattatttcaacaggtacattttaaaatgttatgaTTGTTTTCGAGATcgataaattaaaatgatttgattATAGACTCATAATTAGAGAGCAGCAtggtgcaaaataaaaaaaacatatgtgTATCGAATATTATAgactagaaaaaaaagaaaaaaagcttatccaaaagtaacaaaaaaactaatggatttttgtttgtggcaTGCACCACACCAGTGCCGCTCATAAGTTAGTAAATTCCAATGGAACTTCGATATCATTTTCATCCCCACTGTCTGTATCCATATAAATTAATCTATCCTGATCATTGTAGAATGTCCCAGTGTCAAGTAAATCCCAGTCTAACCACTCGTCACAAACTTCTCCCAAATTTCTTTCGAGTTCAGTCGTCATCGAACAATCCACTTCCATTGGTTCTGGTTCTTGAACAGCAGTAGGAATCGGTTTCATTATTGACGTAGAGGGAAGAGACATTTCTACATCCTCTTCAACGTTCACCGATGGAATAGACCGAATGCTGTTTTGTAGGCTCGCAAACGAAGGCAGTTTCATTTCTACATCCTCTTCAACGTAGAGCTCATTTATTGAAGGTACAACCTTCACATTGTCATGCTTCATATCGAGTCGATTTTCGCAATTAGTTAAACAGGACGATGGATTTTGGATGCGTGTGACATTAGTCTGATCTACGGCTGGTTGTTCGATAACTTCATCAACATCCATCGGCTGTACATTGCATTCATccacaaaaccatcgatttctATCTCCATGGGCTTACATGAGGAACCGGATGGTCCATTTTCCGCCACATTACAATCATTTTCCGAATCGTCGCTCGTTGGCATGGTCGGTTTTAGTGCGAACAGTTTCATTACACAGGGCATTTCCTCAACCAGCGCTGGTATGGACAATGTTTGCATTTCCTTCGGTAGAATCGCACGGAAATCGTCAGTCAGTGTGTACTTCTCCTCCAGTTGTTCTGCTGTTTCCAACGGGTCAGTAGCGTTGCTTTCCGCCAAACGTTCGCTTCCATTCCCATTAGCATTGGCGCGATCGGACGTATGTAAAACGTGCATAAGCATCTTAATGTACTGCGCAGCTTCACTGAGgaataaaggaaaaaggaagctGTATATGAATATACATCGTCTTAACGCTAGTTTGGGgcacattttaatttcttacgTCAGTGTTTTAGCTTTCGAAGTTGTAGAACTTATGGAAAGCGTCGTGCGTATGGTGTTGTACTGATGGTTCATCTTCACCAAACGATTGTGTTCGCGGATGCATGCCTTTTCGCAAATATCTGTAATcggaaaaataatacacctATATGTAATATATAATTCTTCTACGGCAAATAAAAGGAGTAATAGTAAAGAACGGACGACACTTCATATCCGCTTCCGCGGATATCCGCGGAGGTTTGCGTCCATGATAAGCATCAGCACGTACTTCTTGGTGCACGCTCCTGGAAAAAAAGCTGGAaactgtgtgtatgtataaTCGTGAAAAACGTACTAAAAACAGTCATAATTGCAAGTTTTAGGCGTAAGTATTCCTGCCGTACGTATTCCTGGCGTAttgggcggcccggtggtgcatgtgataaacggcccggtccacacggcaggaccggagatcaaatcccattcggactgTCCCCCCGtaccaaggactgactattcagctacgtggtaaaacaagtctcgAAAGCCAGAAATGTAGAAGAAGATTCCTGCCAAAGTTGGTGATAACTGCGTAAAAACGGACACTTAAGGTGGTCAGTGTAGGAAACTCTTCTATACAGTTTGTACGGGGAGATAAAAGGGGCGAAAAGAAGGACTAAGGCTGGTGGTAGTGTTCAGTCGTAcacgttttttatttcaaaattttataattttgtataaaattgtCATCCGATTTTATCTGTTAAATTtcgtacaaaattttgaacaaaaatcgTGTACGACTGATCACTGCCACCAGCCAAATTCCGCATAAAAGTGGCTGAAAGTTAGTAAAATCGTTCAGTGGACGATTAGTCGATACTCTTCGTAAGCTGCCAAAGGGTCCAATCGGGCAACAACGTTGTCTTCATTGACTCGAGATGGGGGCACTTTGCTCGATAGTGTCGAACCCTGGTGGACCGTCAAGGGCTTTGTATGCGTTGTGGAGCTGCGGTGCATCAAGTTAAGACCTGCAAAGCAGATTTTAGATGTATTATCTGCAAGTTGTCC
Proteins encoded in this window:
- the LOC125775046 gene encoding uncharacterized protein LOC125775046, producing the protein MNHQYNTIRTTLSISSTTSKAKTLTEAAQYIKMLMHVLHTSDRANANGNGSERLAESNATDPLETAEQLEEKYTLTDDFRAILPKEMQTLSIPALVEEMPCVMKLFALKPTMPTSDDSENDCNVAENGPSGSSCKPMEIEIDGFVDECNVQPMDVDEVIEQPAVDQTNVTRIQNPSSCLTNCENRLDMKHDNVKVVPSINELYVEEDVEMKLPSFASLQNSIRSIPSVNVEEDVEMSLPSTSIMKPIPTAVQEPEPMEVDCSMTTELERNLGEVCDEWLDWDLLDTGTFYNDQDRLIYMDTDSGDENDIEVPLEFTNL
- the LOC125762474 gene encoding poly(A) RNA polymerase gld-2 homolog A-like, producing the protein MGRTKVRKTSFSNYPKITASLTSDANPKMGTYQIRMDTERPKHSLRMNGYYGNTSNVAWNNCVGLPSQRHQAHTTDPHPLRSHMRYFGQQVFQNDVSTSNTTAYKYSVDFLNNVRQHMYFERNDRNGRERNVGRRTESVQSSHTFANLLRCYGYHNNWLSFKFGYTYQKELLYRRKTEIWNQDVREPDVVQRDKRQKQNLDILPLPEQHSLQREQIEQKNVYPPSESNDSIQDYEQPFIAPVNEKEETLNAGSSSSNRALSPRNNEFVLSPPKAMDALPTEDRLSKGIWQMFHANKQSEATFAKKMWLWKELYNCFQQMASWLPKYELYLMGSTISGFGTDNSDIDMCIVDIDGPTYCDSRTEALNNLLRVKSFIESMSTSSSFEHLDLIRAKVPILRFRHVRENLDIDLSINNRVGIRNTHLLHCYAQLDPRVRPLVMIIKLWAQHHNLNDPINSTMSSYSIVLMVINFLQCGVTPAVVPCLHKLYPEKFCKDNYNSNLLERIDPHHSDNKNSLGELLCQFYKYYAEFDYANYAISVRTGTIIPIGDCKWNGNEQFGICNYLFIEEPFNRTNTGKSVHNKFVFEQIKSAFAASWKMLEENDSMSILFHKPLLASSSIPSPNSYF
- the LOC125762486 gene encoding peroxynitrite isomerase THAP4-like; its protein translation is MAKVHEALKPIQWLIGTWESVTAKGSYPTIKDFSYNEIIKFESLGQPLLNYESNSRHPVSGAPMHLERGFLRIKPGTSQVAFMVAHNFGLVVLEEGEATENGLKLASKSVDRMSFGKEPAVKAVMKTYRLNADGTLEIQTDMETDNTPMTNHLNVVYKRCE